The following nucleotide sequence is from Streptomyces caniferus.
TCCCGTACACCACCGATCCGGCCGCGCGCCGGGCGCTCGCCGAGGCCCTCGCGGCGCGCGCGGACGGCAACCGGCTCACCGTCCGGCTCGCCGTGCAGTCGCTGCTCCTGCAGCCCGCGGGCTTCGACCCTGCAGACGCCTCCCAGCTGCCCGGCAGCGTCGGCGAGGTGCTCGATCTGCATGCCCGCCGGCTGGGCGCCGATCCGCGGACCCTGCGGCTGATGCTGGCGCCGCTCGCGTTCGCCGAGGGCGAGGGGCTGCCCGTCCAGCTGTGGGGTGCGCTGGCGAGCGCCGTCGCCGGACGGGACATGAGCCGGGACATCGCCGACGGCATGCTGCTGGCCGCGCCGTTCATCCAGCCGGTCGAGCCGTCCCGGGACGAGGACCCGGACGGCGACGGAGACGGTGCCGCGGACGAGGCCACGGAGGACGGCGGGGCCGGATCCGGTGCCGACGGCCGTACCCTGCTGCGTCTGACGCACCCCGGGCTCGCCGAGGAGATCCGCTCCGGGCTGCCGGACGTCCGCGACGCCCAGACCAAGATCGCCATGGCGCTGCTGGAAGCGGTGCCCCAGCAGGACTGGTCCCGGGCCGATCCGTACATCCGCGACCATCTGGCGGCGCACACCCTCGACGCCGGCCTGCTCCCGCAACTCCTCACCGACCCCGGCCTGTTCGCCCATGCCGACCCCGTGACGATGCGGGCTGCCATCGAGGCCGTACCGCTGGAGCAGCTGGGCGCACCGGCCCGTACGTACCTGCGCACCGCCCCGCTCCTCACCCGCTCCCAGGCGCCCGCCGAGCTGCGGGCGGCGTTCCTGGAGTCCGCGTTCGTCGAGGACGGCCTGGCGCCGTACGCGGAGGCGCTGCACACGCTCGGCTTCAGCCTGCCGTGGCGGACGCTGTGGAGCGTGCCGCTGGTCGGTGTCCGCGCCGTGACGACGGGGTCCCTGCCTCCGCAGGACGGGGACGGCGCGACGGCGGACGCGGCCGACCCCGGCGACCCGGACGGCAGGGCAGCGGGGACGGCGGCGGGAACGGCCCAGAGCCCGGCCCCCGCGACGGCCGACTCCGCCGGTCCTGCGGCCCCGGCTTCCGCCACCACCGCACCCGGCCGCCCGGTGGCCGCCTTCCTCGTCCCCGAGGGGACCCCCGGCTCCCGTACGGTGCCCGGCCCGGACAGTGACGCCCCCGAGGGCAGCGGCCGGGCGCTCCTCGTGCACGATCTGCTGCGTCCGGGATACGTCGACGCCGATCCGGCGCAGGTGCAACTGCCCTCCGCACAGGCCCAGGAGGCGGCGCCCCTCGGGCTCAGCCGCGGCGCCGACTATCTGCGGGTCTGGTCCCGCGCCGACGAGGAGGTGGTGGCCGCGCTGCTCTCCGACACCCCGTTCACCGGCGCCGACCTCTCGCCGGACGGTGTACTGGTCGTCGCCACCGCGCGCGGTGTGACCGCCCGCCAGATCCTCGCCGCGGCTCCCGCGCCCGCTCCCACCGTGCCGGCCCAGCGCACCGGCACCGCCGACTCCGCTTCGTCCGACGGCCTCGAAGGAGACCACTCGTGATCACCCAGGCGCAGGCCCACGCCACCGCCGCCCGCTGGCTCAACCCCGAGGGGCATCAGGGCCCGCCGCGCGAAGTGGCCCTGCAGGAGTTCGACCTCGGCTGGGTCGTGTGGGCCGTACCGCCGCCGCCGGAGGTCGACCCGCAGACCGGTCAGCGACGCCCGCCCGCCGAGGTCGGCGCAGCCTGCGGTGTCGTCGACCGGGAGTCCGGCGAGCTGACGGTGTGGCCGTCGGTACCGGTCGACGAGGTCGTACGGATGTACCGGCAGAAGCACGGCGCCGGAGCGGCCCCCTCGACGCCCGCCGAGCGGCCGGTCACCGGCCCCGGCAACACCGCCGTCGCGACCTACAACGACCCGTCGACCGGCGAGGAGACCAGCCTCGCCCGGGTCTCGGCGCCCGGAGCGCCGCCCGCCGAGTACCAGCTCCACGACGAGCTGCGACGGCTGGGCGTGAACCCCGCCGACGTCAGCGCCGTCCACACCGACCTGCGGTCGGCCCTGCTGCCCGGCGGCTACCCCGGCGACTTCCTCCTGCGCACCTTCACCCACGCCACGTTCTCGTGCACCGAGGGCTACGGCATGCGCCCCGAGGAGCGCGCCGAGGGCGTCGCCGGACTGATCCGGCACGTCGAGATGATGCACCAGCTGGCGGGCCGGCCGGCACCGCCGCGGCCGCACCGGCTGCCGGTGCCGCAGCACGTCGAGGCCGCACCGCAGATGCGGGACGTGGCCCTCGGCAAGCACCTCGTGGAGGTCTTCGGCCCCCAGGGCGTGAGCCGCCCGGACGCCGACGACCTCGCCACGACCCAGTTCCCCGAGGCCACCAGGAACACCCTGGTCTGGGCCGGGCTGCCGGCCCAGGTGCCGTACTTCTTCACCGCCGACCGGCCCGACGCCCCGCCGGCCGGCGGACTGTTCCCGGACGTGGCGGCCTACCTGCGGGAAACCGGCACCGAGGCTCGCGAAGAGACCCTGACGACCCTCGCCGGCTACGTCCGGATCGGCACCGACGGCCTCTACACGCTCGCCGTTCAGTGCGCCGCCCCGGAGCAGAACCAGGGCCTCGTCGGCACCGTCTGGGCGGTCCAGCCGTCCTCGGGCGGCGGCCGGTTCGTCAACCGCACCCTCGCCGCGTACCTGCGCTCCCTCGCTCTGCTGGTCACCACGCGCGGGCAGATGCAGGGCATGGACCCGTACGCGGCAGGCGCGGCAGTCGCCGCCTTCCAGGAACAGATCGCGGCGATCGACTCCTGGGCGCTGGACAACGACGGCAACTGGTGGTCGCTGGTCATCGAACAGATGTGGCACGGGTTGTTCTGAGGCGGGGGGAGGCGGGGGGAGCCTCGGGGCGGATTCTGCGGTCCGGGGCTTTTCTGGGCGGCGGGGGACGGGCTCCGGGGCTTTTCCCTGCGGGGGGGGCTCCGGGGCTTACCTCCCCAGCGGGGGCAGCTCTGGTCTGGGGGCTTTTCTCTGCTGCGGGGAGGGGCGCCTTGCGCGGCGGTCCTCCTCAGCCGGGGGAGCAACTCCGGGGCGGGGGTGGATCCGCTGTCCGCCCCTTCCTCCACCTTCAGGGCAGCAGCAGCCAGTCCGCGGCCAGTGCGGCGGCCAGCCCGATGCCCAGCAACCAGGTGCCGAGGCGGGTACGCCCGTTCCGGCTGAGTTCGATCACCACCCCACAGAGCACCAGCGCGGCCCCGTACACCCCGACCACCAGCACCGACGTACGCGACGCCAGGCGCACCACGAGCACCCCCGCCATCGCGGCCATCAGCACCGAGGCCAGGACGATGCGTATTCGCCTGGCCTGACGAGGCGTCAGCCCCACTCGACTCTCGGGAAGGGGCTCTTCATTGCCGGCTACGTCCATGAGCGGGAATGCTACGGGACGAGTGATCGCCGGGCCCTCCCGCTCCCCCCGAATGGCGCCAACCACCCGAACTCCCCGGCCGGTTCGCCGACCAGCTCCCGCCTGCGCACTTCCCACTTCCCACTTCCCACTTCACACTTCACACTTCGGCCTTCGGAGCCCCCGCCCCGCCACCCCCACTCACCCGGCACACGGCCGAATTCCCCTGCGTCCGCACGCATCCCCGCGCCAACCCGCCGGCCCCATCCGTCAACTCGCCGGACTCACCCGAGCGACCCATTCCCCAAGTCGCCCGATTGACGTCACGGACACTCGCCGTTGAGGGCAACGCCACCTTTCGGCAACCAACCGAGGCCGACCCGCCCCCAGGCCATCTTCCGCCGCCCCTCCCCCACCCCCAGAACTCCGAACAATTGACCAACGCCGTACCAATATTTAACCTGCCTTTTCGATACCTCGCCGGGGCTCCACACCCACCTGCCGCGAGATTCACCGATGCCGCGGGTACGCCAATTCCCCTGAATCCGCTCAGCGTTGAGTCGCAGAATGCCCACGTTCTCTCCACATGCTCGCCTTGACATGCCTGCGTTCAGATCGCCTAGTGTGTGGGATCGTTAAGGACGCAACAGATATCTGCGGGGGCACACCGCATAACGGGGGCAAGGGTGGCAGGCAAGGCATTTGACGTCGATCCGGATGTGCTGCGGACGCAGGGCAACACATTCGTCCACATCGGCAGCGATTTCTCCAAGGCGTCGAAGAAGCTTCAGGACGATCTTGAGGGCCTCGGCAGTCCCTGGGAAAACTGCGACTTCGGCGACATCTTCGAAACGATCTACACGCCCATCAGGGACGGCATGTTCGAATCGATGGACTCCCTGGGCGAGCGCCTCGAAAGCATCGGCGACAAGCTCCAGAACATGGCCGGCTCGTACACCGAATCCGACGAGCAGGGCATCCACACCATCAGCGCGGTAGGCCGCCCGGCCATCTGACGTCCGGCCCCGCCCGTCACGCAGGGGCACGCGCACACCGAGGCCGGGGCCGAGGCCGTCAATCATGAGCCGAGCCGGGCACCGGGTTCCCGAAGCGCGATCCACGCCCCGCCCAGGCCGATGTCCCACCACCCGCGCCCTCGCCCTCGTTCCTCACCCTCACCCGCTCCTTGACGACATCCACACCCGAACTCACACCCACACCATTCCGCTCCGCAATGGGCTACAACTGCACGGGGGACGATCGCTGTGTCATTGACGCTGCCAAGCGAGGTTGCTTGGGTCCTGGATCTGCTCGGCTACAGCTGGCCGGATGCCGACGAGGACAAGCTCCACGAGTGCGCCCAGGCTTGGCGCAACTTCGCCGAGTCCGTCAACCAGGCGTCCTCCCAGGGTTCTTCGGCAGCCAATGAAGTCGTCTCCGCCAACTCCGGAGAGGCGATCGAGGGCTTTTCCCACGAATGGGGTTCGTTCTCCGGCGGCGGGGGCAGCGGGGACAACTATCTCCGTGACGCCGCCGCGGCGGCCGAGGTCATCGCCGTCGCCTTCGACGCGGCCGCCATCGCCGTTCTCGCGGGCAAGATCGCCGTGATTGTCCAGCTCGTCATGCTGGCCGCCGAACTCATCGCGGCCCAGGCCGCCGCGCCCTTCACCCTGGGCCTGTCCGAGCTCGGCGCCGCAGGCGCCACCCAGGCGACCCGCCTGCTCGTCCGCCAGATCCTCGACAAGATCAAACGCGAGGTCATGGAGGCGGCGACCAAGGCCATGGAGCACGCCACCATGGACGCCATCAAGAAGATGGCGAAGAAGGCCGTCTCGAAGGAAGCCCGCAAGATCGCCGCGGACTACGTCAAGAAGACGGTCAAGGAAACCGTCAAGGACAAGGTCGTCGATCAGGCGAAGGAAATCGCCAAGGACAAGATCGTCGAAGAGGGCAAGGCGAAGGCCCAAGAGGCCGCCACGGAGATGGCCCAGAACGTCGCCGAGCAAGGCATCGAAAGCCACTTCGGAGCCCGCGACGGAATCGACTGGGGCGAAACCGCCGACATCGGCAAGGAAAAAGCCGGCGAATACGTCGACGGCATCAAGGAAGGCGCCCAGGAGTACAAGGACGGCGTCACCAGCCTCGCCGACCCCACCACCTACATCGACCACGCCAAGGAAGACCTCACCAACCGGGGCCTCGACCACGCACAACGCCACGTCGACCACCACACAGGCGGCGCCGCCACCCGCCACCAGGACACCACGGACGAGGTCCGCTCCGTCTTCGGCTGAGGCCACTGGCCGCCCGGTCGCCCCATTCCGCACCGGAGCGACGCAAGCCAACGCGATGGCAAGGGAAAGCCGTGCGGTCTACCCGCTCGCCACCGTGGCGCCCACTCATTGCACTGCGCAGAGCCACATACCAAAACAGGAGTGGGACCGCATTCATCGACTGCGGTCCCACTCCTGGCTGCCTTCTCTCCGGCTACGACCACTGGCTCATGCCGGCGGACGAGTTCACCAGAGAAGCCGTCGTCATTGACGGGGAGGGTAGTTGGGCGGTGCCGTCTGGTATCCACCAGGGCCACCCGGCTGCTGGTAGGAGCCATACGGATATTGAGGGGGAACTCCAGCACCGCCGCTCGGACCACCGAAGCCAGTGCCACCAGGAGGCGGACCATTACGGCGCTTCGAGTTGGTGACGATCAGAGCGATGACAATCCCCAGAACCACGATCACACCCACAGCAATACCGGCAATCGCGAGGGGGCTCATGCCGATCCCCGCGTCACCGCTGCTCGCCGACGGGTTCCCCCCAGGTGCATCCGTGCCTCCACCCGCGGAAGACTCCGTGTCCTTCGGCATGGTGAGCGGCCCGTTCTTCGAACCAGCGGGAATGTGCTCCGAGAGCGCCCGGTACGGGCGAATCACACCGTAACCGTACTTGGGATCAGGGGACTGGATATCCGTCTTGCCATCCGGGGTGATCGCTGTCCGGGTCAGACGATTCGCTACCTGGCCGGCAGTGAGATCGGGGTACTTCGAGCGCACGAGGGCTGCCGCGGCTGATACATAGGCCGTCGAGTCGGAGGTACCTGTTCCCTGACGGTAACCCTTCGGAGGGGTTCCTGCGGAGTAGATCTTCTCACCTGGGGCGATCAGCCGGATATGGGGACCGTAGTTGGACTCACCGAGCACCTTGCCGTCCTTGGCCACTGCGCCGACCGCCAACACTCCGGGTGCGCCGGCCGGATATAGAGGCTTGCCACTGCCCTCGTTGCCGGAGCCACCAACGAGCAGCACATCCTTCTTGACCGCGTAGTTGATCGCATCCGTTTCCTGCTGAGTCAAGCGAGGGGTCACAAAGGACATGTTGATGACCTTTGCGCCGTGGTCCACGGCATATCGAAGAGGGCCGTCGATGGTGTTCTGGTCCCCGCCAATCGCCTCACTCATCTTGATCGGCAAGATTTTTGCGTCCGGAGCCAGCCCCATGATGCCGTCGGCATTGCCAGGACCATGCCCATGGGCCGCGATCAAAGCGGCCATGGCAGTGCCATGATCCTCTACGGTTTCGTGATCTGCCGTGCCGCCTCCGCCGTCAAAGCTCTTCCCGGGCAGTACGTTGCCCTTGAGGTCTGCGTGGCCTCCGTCGACACCCGAGTCGATGACCGCCACGATGACGTTCTTGCCCGTCGACTCCTTCCACACCTTCTGCGGATTGAACGCGTCAAGCGCCCACTGCCCGTCCCGGATGTAGTCCGCCGAAGCGGTCGGCGCAGCGGTGAGGAGCAGCGCTCCTGCCACCACTACGCCACCCACCGCACGCAGCGTCCGCGTGAATCCCACTCCGTACTTCCCTCCCTGACAAGCTTGGGGTCCGCAACCGTCAGGCTGCGGACCCCAAGTCACTTCTTCCTATGGCTTGCTGCACCCGGCGGGTCGTGCCCATTTCGCTGAGGTTGACGCCGACAAGCACTCCAGCCGGAGACCTGCCGCCTCAAGAACTCAACGCGAGTTCAGACACGACGCTCGCCGCGGCCTCAACGGCCCGGAGGCTGGGTGGGCGGCGCCGGGGGGTATGCCCCGGGGCCGCCGGGCTGCTGCTGATACGGCCCGGGCTGCTGGTACGGGCCCGGCTGCTGGTAGGGACCCGGCTGCTGCGGGGTGAACCCAGCGCCGCCAGGACCGCCGAAGCCACCAGGACCGCCAGGGGGCGGACCATTGCGGCCCTTCTTCTTCTGGCTGACCACAACGATGACGATGACCGCGGCAACAGCGAGGACACCAAGGGCGATGCCCACAATGGCACCGGGGCCAAGCCCACTGGCCTTCTGCCCGTTTGCCTGGTCGCCACCCGTGCTTGAGGCGCCGGGAGCGGTCGCTCCACCGGCGCTGGGAGCCGAATCACCCTTAGGGGTCTTCAGCGGACCGTTTTTGGAACCGGTCGGAATGTCCTTTGTCAGTGCACTGAAGGGCTTGATGAAGCCATAACCGTAGTGTGGGTCCGGGAGCTTCATCCCGGCTTGCCCAGGCGGCAGGCCGGCCGTCTTCACCAGTCGGTTGGCGATCTGACCGGCAGTGAGATCGGGGAACTTGGCACGGAGAAGGGCTGCGGCGCCTGAGACGTACGCCGTCGAGTCAGAGGTGCCATTGGCCAGCCGATACGGCTTGGATGCCGCTGCAGACCTGATGAGAGTCCCGGGTGCCGTAAGCATCGTCTGCGGGCCGTAATTCGACTTTTCCCAAACCTGGCCGGTCTTGTCGACTGCACCAACCGCGACTACGCCCGGGTAGGAGGGTAGATCGCCAAGGCGTCCCCGCCCATCGTTTCCTGTGCCAGCAACCAGAAGGACGTCCTTCTTGATCGCATAAGAAAGAGCACTCTTTTCTTCCTCGGTCAGCACACCAGCATCGATCGACATATTGATGACAGATGCGCCGTGATCTGCAGCGTACTTCAGTGCCTCGGCCAGATCATCCTCGCCCTGCGTCGGCACGTCGCCTTCGTCAGGAATTGCCACCGGCAAAATCTTGGCAGCTGGAGCTAGCCCCTTCACCCCTTGTGAATTACCTGCTCCGTGGCCGTGACCTGCAATGATGGAAGCCATTGCGGTACCGTGGTCATTCACGCTTTCGTGATCAGCGGTACCACCTTGGTTAAGGTCTTTCCCTGGCAGCACATTACCCTTCAAGTCGGGATGGCTGCCGTTAACGGCATCGTCGATCACTGCGACCGTGATGCCTTTACCCGTCGATACCTTCCACACGCTTTCGGCATCAAATGCCTTCAACGGCCATTGATCATCTCTGGTCTGGTCCGCAGAAGCAGCCGGAGCGGAGCCGAAGAGCAGTGCTCCCGCCACCACCACGCCGCCAACTGCACGCAGCGTACGCGTAAAGCTCATGCCGTTACACCTCTCCCTAACAGGGGCGGGCCCGCAGTCCGGGGACTGCGGGCCCCACTTCGATTCCGCTGTGCGTCGGAACTCGACCGACAGGGTCCTACTCGATGACCTTGGGCGCTACGTTACGCTCCGGCGTCCAGGTCTCCTCATCTTCTACCAGGTAGTCCGGACGCTGTCCGTTCTCCGCATTCTTGTCCTTGCCCTTGGCTCCGTGGGCGCCATGTCCGCCGGCCATACCCGCCGGACGTCGGCCGCCTGCCGCACCCTGCTGGGTGCCACCACGGCTGCGGTGCAGGCCGGCCCCTCCCTGACCGGCGGCTCCGGCCTTTCCACCCTTGCCGCCTACGAGCCCGCCCTTCTGTCGTGCCATTGCACCGCCCTTGCCGCCGGCGCCCTTGGCTCCAGAGCCCTTCCCTGCGCCAGCAGCACCGCCCATACCTGGCATGCCCGCACGACCACCCCGCGCACCTGTTCCAGTGCCGGAACCACCCGTACGACCGGCAGCGCCACCGACCATGCCTGGCATGCCACCGCCGCTCATACCCGAATGCGAGCCTCCGCCGGCGCCAGAACCCAGGCCCCCCGTGCCCACGCCTCCGCCGACACCACCGCCGACGCCACCACCGATTCCGCCGGCACCGGTACCACCGCCAGTGCCGAGCCCGCCTCCTGAGAGGCCATCAAGTCCGGTGCCAATGTGAGGTGCAGGGCTCCTGGGGATACTGCCGACCCCTCCGTCAATACCGTGCGGACGCGGCGGTTCCAACGGCTGCGGGGTCGTGTATCCACCACCCTTGACCCCCGGGATGTTCGGCGTCGTACCACCCTTCGGGCCGGAAGGGGCCGGGCCATAAGGACCGATGGGGGGAATGGGACCGCCGCCGTCGTAGTCAGGAACCTCGTCGTCGATGCGGCCATCACCCGGACCACTGATCGGCGGCTTCCCGATAGCCTTGACGCCCGCCCGATAGGTCGTAGCAAGCTGCTCCATGTAATGAGCAGCCTCAAGCTCACGCTCCCGGTCGATCGACAGGCTTCCCCGGTTCTTGTTGACGGCATCGAAGATGCTCATCTTCGGGTTGGCGAGGTCGGCATTCAGCTGAGTGTCGTCCCGACCGTCGCCGCCGACCATGCCACCGACCATGCCGCCAACCAAGGCGCCTGCGCCCGGCACGAGAGAGTTCCCAATAGCCGCACCCTTTCCGGCACCGGAACTCATGCCGTCGGCAGCCCGGTCCTTGATGCGATCCAGCTCGCTGGGCTCCTCGACGTCTGCGACCGCCTTCTTGACAGCCGCCAGATGCTCGCTGATCTGATGCAGGACGTAGCCGGTGTTGTGCGGGTAGGCAGCAAGTTTCGCGAAGTTGTTGCTGATTTTCTGAGCTGCAGTCGCGAACTGCTCCGCGGACTGGCCGTGCCAGCTCTCCAGGACCTTGGTCACGGCATCATCGAATTTCTTCTTGATGCCGTCATTCCAGTCCTGCGAAGTCCAGCTGTTACCGCCGCCCACCAGCTTGATGCGAACGAGCTTCCAGCCCTCGGCGACATTGCCGACTTCGCCCGGATTGGAGCCCTCGACCATCTGCTTGACCTGATTCAGCCGCAGCTTGGTGAACTGAGGACGGCTCTGGCCAACTTCGTAGCTTGTCTCTTGGTCCGCGCCCGAGCCTTTGGGCGCCGGCTCGGCGTTCTTCGGTACGTGGACCTCGGCGGGCTTGAACTTACTGTCATTCGACGCCATCTGCTGTCCCCCACTCCGTCATCGAACATGCTCTATCTGTCACTGCGATCCGCCCGCTGACGTCACTTCATGCCGACGGTGTTGTCGGCCTCGGCGTCTTGGTAGGCACCCCTGACCTTGGACGACTTCTTGCCGAACCGATCGACCAGGCCTTCGACCATGTCCATCAGCCGCTCGATGTCGCCCTTCATCGCATCGTGCGCCTGGTACAGCTGGTTCTCCTCCGTGAAGCCCTGCCCCAGGGTGCCCTTCGCCAGATAGGTGCTGTTCTTGGCCGTGCTCTTCGAGTCGCCCATCATCTGGAGGACGTGATTGAGCTCCTTGACCACCTGGTCCAAGGCGTCCAGGTCTACGCCATACTCGCCTTTACCACCCATGATTAAGCCTCCCCGTGAGTCTTCAAACCGGTCTTGCGGCGCCAGTCGCGAATGGCGACCGAGGATCCGACGACCGCGGCGACGGCAAGAAGTCCGCCGCCGACAATGTAGATGGAAATGCGGGCACGTCGTTCCTCGGGTGATTCACCGAAAGTCACGGCGGCCGGCTGGATGTTGGAGCCGTCAGCCCCGTTGGTGGGCTTGTCCGGCTTGGGTGAGGCGGTGGGCCTGGTGTCGTCGTTGAGGGCGGCCACCGGGTCGACGACGCCCCAGCCGATGTTGTGGTCCGCCTCCCTGCGCACGCGCTCCGCGGTCTGCTCCAGGTGCCAGATGACCTCGCGCGGGGTCCAGGGCCTGGGGTCGTGCTTGTGCTTCGCGATCAGGAGGGCCGCGGCTCCCGCGGCGTAGGGTGCGGCGAAGCTGGTGCCCTGGTCGACGCAGTTGCCGCCGTCGGGGACGGTGGAGACCATGTCCACGCCCGGTGCGGCGATATCGACCCGCTCACCCGGCTGGGAGAAGGGGGCCCGCTCGTTGTTGCGGTCCGAGGCCGCGACGGACAGCACGTTGTCGTACTGCTGGAACGAGGCGGGGTACATGTTCTTCTCTTTGCCGCTCGCGCCGTCGTTGCCGGCCGAGGCGACGATGAGGACGTTGTTGGCCGCGGCGTTCCGGATCGCTGCCTGGAGGGGACCCAGCTTTTCCGGGCCGGCGTCCGTGCCCTGGGAGATGTTGATGACATCGACCTTGAGGCGGACCGCGTAATTGATCGCCGCGGCCAGGCTGACGGAATCTCCGGCCTTCTCGTCGCTCGTCTGCTGCAGCGGAATGACCTTCGCGTCGGGCGCGATGCCGACGAAGCCGGAGCCGGGTTTGGCCCGAGCAGCGATGATGCCCGCGACCTTGGTGCCGTGGCCGACCTTGTCGTCGGTGGGCTTGCCGTTGACGAAGGTCTTACCGCCGCTTCCGATGGCGGGTTTGATCTGCTGGTTGCCCGCGTCGATACCGGTGTCGATGACGGCGACCCGGGCACCCTTTCCGGTGGACTGGTCCCACATCTGCTTGGTCAGCAGCCGCTGGAGCGACCAGGGGGTCTCACTGATGTCGTCGGCGCCGAACTTGCACTCGCCGCTGTTGAGCGGCACGTTCGGGTCCGCGATCGCCGGTGCGGCCGTACCGCACGACAGGCCGACGATGCACGCCGTCGTGACCAGTGCACCCGCCGCTCGTCGGCGGTGCCCGGCTCGGTGACCAATGGCGCGAGATCCCACGGGTTGTCTGCTCTCCATGTGTGGCGGAAGGGGCGGGGCGAGAGGGAAATACGAAGGTGCAGGTGGACGGCAGAAGGGCGAGCGCACCGGTGCAGCGCGCTCGCCCTCATTGACCACTGTGCGAGCCGTCGGGGCTGCTCAGCCGATCGCCATCCGTAACTGTGCCGACCTTGGGTCAGCCCGCCCAGATGCCGGAGTTCTTGTGCTCGGTGGCCTGGTAGTTCTGAGCGGCCTGGTCGAGCGCCTTGGCGATGGCCTCGAGCGTCGAGTGCAGGGAGGCGGCACGCTGGTCCCACTCGCGCTGGCGGGCCTGGTAGCCCTCCTGCGCCGCACCTTCCCAGCTCGCGGCGATCTTCTTGACGCCGGACTCGAGGTCGTCGAGCTGCTGACGGATGTTGTTGGCAGTACCGCGCACGTCGGAACTAGCCTGCGAGATCGTCGCGAAATTAACGAGGATCTGGCCTGACATGGTGTCTCCTCAGGAGTAGATGATGCCTGGTCGATTCACGCGCCACAGCGGGCCGGCGGACGAACCGTCGGGCCCGGGCTGCGGCGGCTGGGCCATGCGCCGCGGTCAGCGACGCGGCCACATCATCCGAACGGGGAAGCCGAGGCGGAGACGTGCGAAATCGACTGGGCCTGCTCCTCTTCGGAGGCGGAGTAGTTCTTCGTGGTCTCGTCGATCGCTTCCTTGATCTCACCCAGAAGCTGGTTGAGACGGTTGGCGTCCTCGTTCACCTGGGACTGGAGCTGGTTGTACGAGGAGGCCGCAGCACCCTTCCAACCAGACGTGATGGTGTCGACGACCGTGTTCAGGCGCGAGATCTCGCCCTGGATCGACTGGTTGACCGAGGAGATCTTGCCGCTGAACGCGACCATCTCCTCCTCGGTGGTTGTGTACTGCTGACCAGCCATAGTCAACGTCCCCCATGAGACTCGTACGTCGTACCGCGGCATGCCGCCACAGGCGCTCGCGCGGTAGGCATCTCCTGCTGACGCCTTTGGCTACTTTAACCACTCCATATGCCTG
It contains:
- a CDS encoding WXG100 family type VII secretion target, yielding MASNDSKFKPAEVHVPKNAEPAPKGSGADQETSYEVGQSRPQFTKLRLNQVKQMVEGSNPGEVGNVAEGWKLVRIKLVGGGNSWTSQDWNDGIKKKFDDAVTKVLESWHGQSAEQFATAAQKISNNFAKLAAYPHNTGYVLHQISEHLAAVKKAVADVEEPSELDRIKDRAADGMSSGAGKGAAIGNSLVPGAGALVGGMVGGMVGGDGRDDTQLNADLANPKMSIFDAVNKNRGSLSIDRERELEAAHYMEQLATTYRAGVKAIGKPPISGPGDGRIDDEVPDYDGGGPIPPIGPYGPAPSGPKGGTTPNIPGVKGGGYTTPQPLEPPRPHGIDGGVGSIPRSPAPHIGTGLDGLSGGGLGTGGGTGAGGIGGGVGGGVGGGVGTGGLGSGAGGGSHSGMSGGGMPGMVGGAAGRTGGSGTGTGARGGRAGMPGMGGAAGAGKGSGAKGAGGKGGAMARQKGGLVGGKGGKAGAAGQGGAGLHRSRGGTQQGAAGGRRPAGMAGGHGAHGAKGKDKNAENGQRPDYLVEDEETWTPERNVAPKVIE
- the mycP gene encoding type VII secretion-associated serine protease mycosin — protein: MGSRAIGHRAGHRRRAAGALVTTACIVGLSCGTAAPAIADPNVPLNSGECKFGADDISETPWSLQRLLTKQMWDQSTGKGARVAVIDTGIDAGNQQIKPAIGSGGKTFVNGKPTDDKVGHGTKVAGIIAARAKPGSGFVGIAPDAKVIPLQQTSDEKAGDSVSLAAAINYAVRLKVDVINISQGTDAGPEKLGPLQAAIRNAAANNVLIVASAGNDGASGKEKNMYPASFQQYDNVLSVAASDRNNERAPFSQPGERVDIAAPGVDMVSTVPDGGNCVDQGTSFAAPYAAGAAALLIAKHKHDPRPWTPREVIWHLEQTAERVRREADHNIGWGVVDPVAALNDDTRPTASPKPDKPTNGADGSNIQPAAVTFGESPEERRARISIYIVGGGLLAVAAVVGSSVAIRDWRRKTGLKTHGEA
- a CDS encoding WXG100 family type VII secretion target, which gives rise to MSGQILVNFATISQASSDVRGTANNIRQQLDDLESGVKKIAASWEGAAQEGYQARQREWDQRAASLHSTLEAIAKALDQAAQNYQATEHKNSGIWAG
- a CDS encoding WXG100 family type VII secretion target — protein: MAGQQYTTTEEEMVAFSGKISSVNQSIQGEISRLNTVVDTITSGWKGAAASSYNQLQSQVNEDANRLNQLLGEIKEAIDETTKNYSASEEEQAQSISHVSASASPFG